A part of Rhodamnia argentea isolate NSW1041297 chromosome 8, ASM2092103v1, whole genome shotgun sequence genomic DNA contains:
- the LOC115755528 gene encoding probable tRNA (guanine(26)-N(2))-dimethyltransferase 2, which yields MDLNDFKIIKEGEAEILMHAKNEVFYNKTQVNNRDLSIAVLRTFIEKRRLEHEAFLTRRTKSAEKVLEKNSESISKSAPNQLPMDDVKCDGEKEMLDETPQEEPCSVHEDIPESTNGNGKRELKPPRVLEALSASGLRALRYAREVEGIGQVVALDNDKVSVEACRRNIKFNGSVACSKVESHLADARVFMLTHPKEFDVVDLDPYGSPSVFLDSAVQSAVDGGMLMCTATDMAVLCGGNGEVCYSKYGSYPLRGKYCHEMALRILLACIESHANRYKRYIVPVLSVQMDFYIRVFVRIYTSASAMKNTPLKLSYVYQCTGCDSFHLQQIGRTVSKSNSVRYLPGFGPVVPQECTDCGKKFNMGGPIWSAPIHDHEWVTSILADLKTMKDRYPAYDRISAVLTTISEELPDIPLFLSLHNLCATLKCTSPSAVIFRSAVINAGYRISGTHVNPLGLKTDAPMDVIWDIMRCWVKSHPVKEQPPDQPGSVILAKEPAFQANFARAVASLSKAQAKKVARFLPNPERHWGPKLRAGRQITSKHVSLLGPEAVNGSLKHDDDDDDEEAPREAKRQKTADPTLVS from the exons ATGGATCTCAACGACTTCAAGATCATCAAAGAAGGAGAAGCGGAGATTCTCATGCACGCTAAAAATGAAGTCTTTTACAACAAGACCCAG GTTAACAATAGGGACTTATCCATTGCGGTTCTGAGGACATTTATAGAAAAACGAAGGCTGGAGCATGAGGCATTCTTGACAAGAAGGACAAAATCAGCAGAAAAGGTACTTGAGAAAAATTCGGAATCTATTTCAAAATCAGCACCCAATCAACTGCCAATGGATGATGTAAAATGTGAtggagagaaagaaatgctTGACGAGACGCCTCAAGAAGAACCGTGCAGTGTCCACGAGGACATTCCTGAGAGCAcaaatggaaatgggaaaagagagCTGAAGCCACCAAGAGTTCTTGAG GCTTTATCAGCATCTGGGTTAAGAGCTCTAAGATATGCCCGTGAAGTAGAAGGGATTGGTCAAGTTGTGGCCCTAGACAACGATAAAG TGTCAGTTGAAGCTTGCAGGCGTAACATTAAATTTAACGGTTCAGTTGCTTGTTCAAAGGTGGAATCACATCTTGCTGATGCTCGAGTATTCATGCTCACCCACCCAAAAGAGTTTGATGTG GTTGATCTTGATCCATATGGTTCTCCTTCTGTTTTCTTAGACTCCGCTGTTCAATCCGCTGTTGATGGGGGAATGCTGATGTGCACAGCAACTGACATGGCTGTGCTCTGTGGTGGAAATGGCGAGGTTTGCTATTCCAA ATATGGTTCCTATCCACTAAGAGGGAAGTATTGCCATGAAATGGCTTTGAGGATCCTTCTAGCCTGCATTGAG AGCCATGCAAATCGGTACAAGCGGTACATTGTTCCCGTGCTATCTGTTCAGATGGACTTCTACATACGAGTTTTTGTCCGGATATACAC TTCGGCAAGTGCAATGAAGAATACTCCCCTTAAGCTGTCATATGTTTATCAATGCACTGGTTGTGATTCTTTTCATCTTCAGCAGATTGGAAGAACAGTTTCCAAG AGTAACAGCGTGAGGTATTTACCTGGGTTTGGTCCTGTTGTCCCTCAAGAATGCACCGACTGTGGGAAGAAATTTAATATGGGAGGTCCTATATGGTCGGCGCCTATCCATGATCACGAATGGGTGACTTCGATACTTGCAGATTTGAAAACCATGAAGGATCGATATCCTGCTTATGATCGTATATCTGCTGTTCTGACAACAATCTCAGAG GAACTGCCTgatattcctttatttttaagTTTGCACAATCTCTGTGCCACCCTAAAATGCACCTCGCCATCAGCAGTTATCTTCCGTTCTGCCGTTATTAATGCTGGATATAGAATCTCTGGAACTCACGTGAATCCGTTGGGGCTGAAGACGGATGCTCCCATGGATGTTATTTGGGACATCATGCGTTGCTGG GTTAAAAGTCATCCTGTCAAAGAACAGCCTCCAGATCAGCCAGGAAGTGTGATACTGGCCAAGGAACCAGCTTTCCAA GCGAATTTTGCTCGAGCTGTCGCATCTCTGAGCAAGGCACAAGCCAAGAAGGTCGCGCGCTTCCTTCCAAACCCTGAAAGGCATTGGGGTCCAAAGCTGAGGGCAGGTCGTCAAATCACCAGCAAGCACGTATCTCTTTTGGGTCCAGAGGCGGTAAATGGATCTCTCAAGCAtgatgacgacgatgatgatgaagaggCTCCCCGCGAAGCTAAGCGTCAAAAGACAGCAGATCCCACCTTAGTTTCATGA
- the LOC115755529 gene encoding cytochrome P450 85A-like encodes MAVHVLLLLLAFMLLGACTALLKWNEVKYRRKKGLPPGTMGWPFFGETTEFLKQGPSFMKNQRARYGSLYKSHILGCPTVVSMDPELNRFILMNEAKGLVPGYPQSMLDILGKSNIAAVHGPAHRRMRGTLLALVSPAMIRDHLLPQIDEFMRSHLSNWADHHNTVDIQEKTKQMAFLSSLKQIASIESCSKAREFMDEFFKLVLGTLSLPIDFPGTNYRRGFQARKNIVSMLRQLLEERRASEETHQDMLGYLMREDENRYKMTDEEIIDQIIAVLYSGYETVSTTTMMTIKYLHDHPRVLQELRREHSAIRDAKEPEDPIDWNDFKSMQFTRAVIFETSRLATVVNGVLRKTTQDMELSGFTIPKGWRIYVYTREINYDPHLYEDPLAFNPWRWMDRSMESQNYFLLFGGGTRQCPGKELGIAEISTFLHYFVTRYRWEEVGGEKLMKFPRVEAPKGLHIRVRSY; translated from the exons ATGGCGGTTCACGTTCTGCTGCTTCTTCTGGCCTTCATGCTGCTCGGTGCATGCACTGCTTTGTTGAAGTGGAATGAGGTGAAGTACCGGAGGAAGAAAGGGTTGCCGCCGGGCACGATGGGCTGGCCCTTCTTCGGCGAGACCACAGAGTTCCTGAAACAGGGCCCAAGCTTCATGAAAAATCAGAGAGCAAG GTATGGGAGTTTGTACAAGTCCCACATTCTGGGGTGCCCGACAGTTGTGTCCATGGACCCGGAGCTCAACAggttcatcctcatgaacgaaGCGAAGGGCCTCGTGCCCGGTTACCCGCAGTCCATGCTCGACATATTGGGCAAGAGCAACATCGCCGCCGTCCACGGGCCCGCCCACCGGCGCATGAGAGGGACGTTGCTCGCCCTGGTCAGCCCCGCCATGATCAGGGACCATCTACTGCCCCAGATCGATGAGTTCATGAGATCCCACCTCAGCAACTGGGCTGATCATCACAACACCGTCGACATTCAAGAAAAAACCAAACAG ATGGCATTTCTATCGTCTCTAAAGCAAATTGCCAGTATCGAATCCTGCTCGAAAGCCAGGGAGTTCATGgatgaatttttcaagttggTCCTAGGAACTCTGTCCCTGCCTATTGATTTTCCCGGCACAAATTATCGCCGCGGTTTTCAG GCAAGGAAGAACATTGTCAGCATGTTAAGGCAACTTCTGGAGGAGAGAAGGGCTTCCGAAGAAACCCACCAAGACATGCTTGGCTATTTGATGAGGGAAGATGAAAACAGATACAAGATGACGGATGAGGAGATTATAGACCAGATAATTGCCGTTTTGTACTCTGGGTATGAAACTGTCTCAACAACAACCATGATGACCATCAAGTACCTGCATGATCACCCGAGGGTGCTTCAAGAACTAAGA AGAGAACATTCGGCAATCAGAGACGCCAAAGAGCCTGAAGATCCGATCGACTGGAACGATTTCAAGTCGATGCAGTTCACACGTGCG GTGATCTTTGAAACATCCAGATTGGCCACTGTTGTAAATGGGGTGTTGAGGAAAACTACTCAGGATATGGAACTCAGtg GATTTACAATTCCAAAGGGCTGGAGAATATATGTTTACACGAGGGAGATAAACTACGACCCTCATTTGTACGAAGATCCCCTCGCTTTCAATCCATGGAGATGGATG GACCGAAGCATGGAATCACAAAACTACTTTTTACTGTTCGGTGGGGGCACGAGGCAGTGTCCCGGAAAGGAACTCGGGATCGCTGAGATTTCTACATTTCTTCACTACTTTGTAACCAGATACAG ATGGGAAGAAGTTGGAGGAGAGAAACTGATGAAATTTCCGAGAGTTGAAGCACCAAAGGGATTGCACATTAGAGTCAGATCTTACTGA